The genomic DNA TTTTTTTCCCTGTCTGTCATCCTTGGCGAGACTGTGCTTCATCTGTGGAACATGCAAGACCTGCAAGACTAGTCCCCTATGtccccaaacaaaacaaacaaaaaggtgTGTGACACTCGtgggatgtgtgagtgtgtttatatgtaatctgtgggatgtgtgtttatatgtaacctgtgggatgtgtgtgtgtttatatgtaacctgtgggatgtgtgtgtgtgtgtttatatgtaacctgtgggatgtgtgtgtgtgtgtttatatgtaacctgtgggatgtgtgtgtgtttatatgtaccctgtgggatgtgtgtgtgtttatatgtaacctgtgggatgtgtgtgtgagtttatatGTAAGTCATTAAAGGGTCTccagggagagaatgagaagctTCCTTGGTGCACAAACTTACTCTTCCTTATCACCCgaagagaagaaatactctttttctgattggctggtggggtggctattaattctgaataacgggacaccgatgaagtagatctggtaaaaaaaagtttaatcaccattccatatcaatgcttatgaatggtaactataacaaccatagtaggatgaTGGTTGAGCTtggaagcaggcttcgcaacaatggtaTCAACtctaaacaagctaactgtccactGCTATCACTgttagggccaaagaaagttgtagGACTTCAACAAACTAAACAGGTCgacttctttttaaacggaactgCTTGTTTCCTTTGCATGCTATGAAGGCATGATTATTGcctacagtggcaaccgggtgataagcgggatcaTGGCCTtcaaggtgtcctgttattcgtAATTAATGGTCTTGGGCAGAGGAAAGCCTCAGCTGATGCATCCAGCAGTTCTTTGCCTCTGCCTTGTCCATTAATTCCGAATAACGGACACCTTggtggccgttatcccttacataataaaATACAGCCTTTCTTATTAATGCAATATGAATGCAAAAGTTAATCATTACCCTACTGTTTAGGAACTGTAAACCCGCACAAGTTTTCACTATTGAATATTAATACTATACCATTAATCATTAAGCTGGGGTGTTATATTAGCATTTTCCACACAGATTGAGGCCAATTTGTCTAAACTAGAAGGGCTCCATTTTCTATTCAATCATTTTATCTTACAAATGACCTTACATTTCCTTAACCTGTCTTGTGTCCTAGCTACCTTGTATTGTCTTTAACCTGTCTCGTGTCCTAGCTAACCTGTCTCGTGTCCTAGCTTCCTTGTATTCTCTTTAACATGTCATGTGTCCTAGCTACCTTGTATTCTCTTTAACCTGTCTTGTGTCCTAGCCACCTTCTATTCTCCGATCAGTCAGCGCAGTGTTAGAGTCCACCCtatctcttttttcctcctgaATCACTGAAACCACTAGGTGGTGTGGGATGCATTTGATCACATATATTTTGCAGTGTAAACACATGCGCTCAGATACATCCCTGCCAATGAGAGTTCTAAATGTTGTGACACAGGTAGTAATGAAATGTGAACACAAGTGCTTAGCAACTTCTCTGGTTGTACACTTTGGTAAAGGTTGATTTGTCTTGGCTATCCACGTATGATCAAACTGCCCAAGATGCATTTAAAAAACAAGATTCTTAGATCCTTAGATTCGAGGGATATTCCTGACCCTGGAATATCCCTTACTAAAGGAATACTGGGATAGTCCTGGCCAAGTCTGATTCAACTctgccattgtttttttttgccgaGTACTGATCTGACAGGATGTTTAGCGAAGCACAAcaactttttgggaaattagcttatttgccGTCTACCCCAGAGATAGGAGGAAGAGCGTTACACcaattagcctagcttagcacaattcactggaagtgggttacaccagttagcctagcttagcacaattcactggaagtgggttacaccaattagcctagcttagcataattaactAGAGCTGTGTTACTGgattttccccttggggatcaataaagtatctatctatctatctatctatctatctacaccagttagcctatagctccctTTTAAAATAACTGGTCTAACCTCtttcagtgaattatgctaagctaggctaatggtGTCAGACTGGGTCATCACacgcagagaagagaagggtatgtatcctctTATGGAACTCTGGGAAGACATTTTCCAAAAAGTTGGCAGGTTCCTTCAACTGTGCTAATGACTGTGCTGGGAGAGAGCAATAGAAACACACCTCATGTCATCAGgccctgtgctgtgttgtgcacaCCTCATGTCATCAggccctgtgctgtgctgtgcacacCTCATGTCATCAGgccctgtgctgtgttgtgcattTCCCTAACAGCCGGCATGAGTCTGCCTGCACCCATGCAGGTCTCCTGGGTGAGAGAAGGGAAATTACCATGGTGACACAAGCAATGTTTCCCTCTCACCTCAATTGGGATAGCATTGCACTCAGAGcttcactgagtgtgtgtatgtgtgtgtgtgtaaggggggagGGGTCAAGGCCCTTGATCTCACTTCTTGGTTAAGTTTCatattgtggtgtggtgtttagACTGTCTACTTTCTGTGAACTGCACAGTCGCTCCAGTTTTTTGGCCATTTCACATTTGTATATTAATACGCCGAATCAGAGCTATAAAGTAGTGATCTGAAAGATTTTCAGAACATAGCAATATTGTAGCATATGACTGGGTGACTTAGCTTGTTACATGGCAGTAGGCTAAGCTTTGATACATGGCAGTAGGCTAAGTCgctaaaatagcgattttgttACATGGCAGTAGGCTAAATAGCGATTTTACTAAGCTAATGTTCATCAGAATCCTGGAGAATATATATATGCTGATATAACCCTGTCATATATGTGctcctctgattggtggaggagaaggagaagctaGAGTGAGGCGTGTCTGTGCTTAATTTCATGAAATGCTTCTTTCTGCCTTTCTGATGGAGGGTGACAACGCTTCATTATCAGCTCAACAACTGACATGATGGAtggcaaacgtgtgtgtgttataagaGGCGACGCATGGTTTTCCAGGCGAATAAAAACCAACAATTAACACATAACATCACTTATACTCACAAAGCCAGCCAGCCTGAAGCCTAGGCAGGTGGGAACACTGAACGTGACGAAAGCCTAGTTCGTCGTCAGGACAACCACGTCACTCAGAACCCACAGTTCACTACGCTACTGGAAAATCACAACAGAAATGTTACAGTGAATTCCCCTGGGGCTACTGCAGTCCAACACACCAGATGGCTAGATAGCTAACCACACACCAGTCGGCTACTCAGAATGGCTAGATACCTAACCACAGGAAATGCTTTATCTGAAGCACCTCTACTGCATTCTCTACTAAGTTAGAGTGTCATTTGGATCCAGAAGATTAAAGGTAACAAGGTCATCAACCCAAGAAATACCCAAAttgatgtgtgtacatgtctttAGGCCATGTGTACCCATAGATTGGTGTAGGTAAATAGATTTTTAgtgtttcgtttttttttacaaatcagtgtaacctaaaAAACCTGAGATGTAAACTCTTTTAAAACATCATAATTGGTCATTTAGTAAAGGTTGTGCTGTTTGCTGTTTAAAATTTCAAATAGGGAGATTTACAAATATGATTATCTTTCATTGCCTGCACTGTTTAAAAATGCTCACTAAGACATTGTAAATTGAACTTGAACAACATTAATCCCAATGTTATAAGCGTGTTCATTAAGTGCTGTTGGTCAAGGAAGTGGCAGAGATAAAGTAGTAATTTGTTCATTGTGAATTAGaggtcaccccccccccccccccccaggttGTAAACATCGactggcacacagacacacaacatccGCTGATACAGTACGTCTGTGATGTGTGCTTGTAACGTGACGTAGTTACACCACCGCAGTTGCTCGGGGTCATAGAGAGGCAACACTACCATGGTGATGTCCTCAGGGTCATAGAGAGGTCACACTACTGTGATGTCCTCAGGGTCATAGAGAGGCAACACTACCGTGGTGATGTCCTCGGGGTCATAGAGAGGTCACACTACTGTGGTGATGTCCTCGGGGTCATAGAGAGGTCACACTACTGTGATGTCCTCAGGGTCATAGAGAGGTCACACTACTGTGGTGATGTCCTCAGGGTCATAGAGAGGTCACACTACTGTGGTGATGTCCTCAGGGTCGTCGGGTCTCTTGGGTTTGCTGGGCAGGGACTTAAGGTACTCCAAGTGCCGGCGTGCATCCTCCTGGTTCTGCCGGACATAGTAGACCACGTAGGAGATGACCATGGCAAACCAGCCGAACATGGTGACCAGCATGGCATAGTCCGTGGTCCTCTTGGCCAGGTTGCACAGGTCGGCGTCCACCGCCATGTACGGCTGTCCATCCTGGTCGCGCAGCTCGGAGCTGCGGCAGAGAACACGCGTGCTGGTGGCCTCGTGATTATGCGCTGCCATGCCACCCAGGGCCTGCTGCagtgcgcagtcacagtgccaTGGGTTGTCCTCGACAACGATGCGTGCGTTCAGCCGTGAGAAGGCGTCCTTGTGCACGCTGCTGATGCGGTTATGCGACAGGTCCAGCAGCTGCAGCGCCCCCTCCAGGCCGGCGAAGGCGCCCTCGCCCAGCGTCTCCAGAGCGTTGCCCGACAGGTTCAGCTCGCGCAGCAGCCTCAGGCCGGCGAACGCACGTTCGGGGATGGCTGAGATGTGGTTGTGGTCGAGTCGCAGCAGGACCGTCTCGGCGGGGAGGTCGCGGGGGATCTCCTTGAGGCGCGAGCGGCTGCAGGTGACGTTGAGGCCGTGCAGGTGGAGGTGTGCATCCGTGCGCAGGCAGGAGCAGCCCTTGGGGCACATGCTGGCCGGGGGGAAACACAGCGCCATCAGCACCAGGCTCTGCAGCAGCAGACACATGGGGATGGAGCGCGACAGCCACACGTCCAGAGCAGACATGTCCGTCAGCCTCCCGCTGCATAATCCCACCGCACGGtgaggggagagatgggggtggggggtatgaACTTTGACCTCTGTCTCACTTCCTCCCCATGCTGGAGTTGGAGGAAGGGGCTTCACCTACAGTCTGCTCTCAGTGGACAGCGGATCTTATCTCCTGGTCAGCCCTACAGAAGAGAGGAGTTGCTGTCAGTGATTATGAAGGTGAAAGTAATGCAACAGTTACATAAACAGTGCTATCACTAGTAGTTATAGTCACAGTAATATAAACAGGACTATTACTAGTAGTTATAGTAGCAGTAATATAAACAGGACTATTACTAGTAGTTATAGTCGCAGTAATATAAACAGGATTATTACTAGTAGTAATAGTCACAGTAATATAAACAGGACTATCACTAGTAGTTATAGTAGCAGTAACATAAACAGTGCTATCACTAGTAGTTATAGTAGCAGTAAGCCAGAACTGAGACTATGATTGCCATCACTTCAAGGAAAATGCTTTGTGGCGCAATAATCAAGACCCTAATATTCTCTCCACATCACCCACACGCATTTGTCCAATAGCAGTGCTTTTAGTTAGTAACAAACACTTGCTGTTCATAGCTGTGCATTTTAtatgcatttttttatttatctttgcTATTTGGGCTTATTGGAACCTAATtagaaatatagctgcaagcagcaatgagggggccaagcagtgagatcagcaggccagatttgccatgtaagtcaatgccgttgcatcagacatatagccttaagcagtcacagcaagttccatgccatacaacccaagattggctgagttacaaggtcaagtttcatatcaaaacataactgattttgtggggctgaaccagggctgagtgtcgccgccccctcccccagccagcccaccgccgcaaccgcccctgcccatcccacccgtCCCACCCTTTGCACGCACATTATTAGAATGAACTtgatggaacttgctgtcatcagtttcacatcaaaaataaaagattgactgagatatgatcacacttgctgtgatgtaaacacagaggtcaaaaattgacgtcatagggtgtgttgaactcggcttggcccaaggattccaatgatacctcattttgccattcgagtcaacaggtcaaaagttacgtccgtgaacacaagtccaactttggcctgttggtggcgctagagcgcttgaggtgccggcatgaaacttggtgaaatgaattattggactgtccccaattagtgtgccaaattgtataactttttaccagacggttctatgggctgccattgacttccattgcaaaataatgcgcatcagcaactactggccaaaatgcatttttgtcaattacggagccccctagaggtcaaatgtcaccaaatttcttgagcgtcctcccgatgtggtctgaggtacatgtactaagtttggttttgatacatgaaagcgttgctgagatatgaaatcacttcctgtttggctgcCGCAAaatttttattggctggtacaggccaaagcttctgtcaattgttccagaaagcaatgcactcatcaggcatggtctgaagatggtctctgccaattttggtgaggaacagatgaaatttgtCACCTGCcaaaacttttttgtgtttttgatttaatccaatatggcggccgaatcaattacgatgacatcacaagttggcttgggtcggcctaaggaccttcaacagtagtaccagacaccactaatgggtattaattctaagcacaactgctgctacaggccaaaaggcatgtttcttaattacagcgccccctagaggtcaaaggtcaccagatttcttgagcgtccccctgattgggtcctgagtccatggactaagtttggttatgatagatgaatgggttgctgagatatgagctcacttcctgtttggcggcttcgccgcaaatttcgattggctgttacgcgcgaacggttttagttccgaagacgaaaaggAATAACTTTTGTGCAGCTTGGTCTCAAGagcatgtgtgtcaagtttggtgacgatcggacaaaatttgtgacctgtgaagttttagtttcactttcactaaaatccaatatggcggaaaatccatcatggcggaaaatgacgtcaaatggtgcgttgaactcggcttggtccaaggattccaacggtacatcatttttcaaaatctgatcaacaggtcaaaagttacgtgcgtgaacgcacgtccaactttggcctgttggtggcgctagagccctcgaggtgccgacatgaaacttggtgaaattaatcattgtactatccccaatcagtgtgccaaatttcacaactttttaccagacggttctatgggctgccatagacttcaatggcagaggaaagatgttaaataataataataagaaatcatagaaacacaatgggtgccttcgcagcttcgctgcttggcccccaataaaaactagatgtaccacagagcggtacaaaatatgaccgccgcccagtccagcacattttttccacaaaaataaatcacgctgaaaggcctatggCATGATTTTAACTGTcgcactaaattgcattatccacactcaattctcactggtatcttcTAGACAACAactaccaaaacatgattagttaatagatttatgacatgtaaaattcattttatacaaccccacccccatcttgcctgttcataattctgagaaattcttgaattgtgtgcatgtgtgcgtgtacatgtttatgtgtgtgtgtgtgtgtgcctgcgtacagtatgtgcctgtgtttgtgcgtacatatgtctactgtgtgagtatgtgtcatacgtatgattactgtgaatgtatgtgtgcgtgtgtatctgtttatgcacatgtgtgcatatggaatgggttaacatgacccctgaagGCAAATAttcagaaaaaattggt from Alosa alosa isolate M-15738 ecotype Scorff River chromosome 20, AALO_Geno_1.1, whole genome shotgun sequence includes the following:
- the lrrc3b gene encoding leucine-rich repeat-containing protein 3B, giving the protein MSALDVWLSRSIPMCLLLQSLVLMALCFPPASMCPKGCSCLRTDAHLHLHGLNVTCSRSRLKEIPRDLPAETVLLRLDHNHISAIPERAFAGLRLLRELNLSGNALETLGEGAFAGLEGALQLLDLSHNRISSVHKDAFSRLNARIVVEDNPWHCDCALQQALGGMAAHNHEATSTRVLCRSSELRDQDGQPYMAVDADLCNLAKRTTDYAMLVTMFGWFAMVISYVVYYVRQNQEDARRHLEYLKSLPSKPKRPDDPEDITTVV